The genome window TTTATCAACTTATGAAGAAATCTTAAAAATAAATAGTAGAAACTCAGAAGCATTGAGAGAGAAAGCAATTATAGAGGGTCAATTTGGAAATAAAAATCAAGCTGAAAAAGATTTGATTGAAGCATTGAAATTAAATCCAAAGGACAATTTAACTTTGAAAAATTTGGGATATTTAAATTTTGAAAAAAAGAATTATAAAAAAAGTCTAGAATATTTAAGTAAGGTTTCTTTAGATTTTAAAGAGGAGCAAGATTATTTTATATTAGGATATATAGAGTTTATAAACGGAAATTTTTTAAATTCTTTAAAATATTATGAATATATTGAGGATGAAGAGATTTTTAATAATAGTTTATTTTTCGATTCGTATTTAAATAATCTCAAAAAAATAGAAATTTTTGATAACGATATATTTTTTAAGATAGAGAATAGAGTAAAAAATAATAAAAATAACACTATAAAATTGTCTGATTTCTATAGTGTATCTTTGAAAAATGATGAATTGTCAGAAAGAGTTCTTAAAAATTATCTAACTTATAATAAAATAGATAGAGATATAGTTAATAAATTAATAAAATTATACTATAAAAATGGAGATAAAGAAAAAGTAAAAAAGGCTTTAAATTTAATTGACAATTGATATAGATAATTATATAGATATAAATTTTTAAAAGAGTAATATTTAGGAGGATTTAAATGGATTTAAAAAAATATGTAGCATTAGTTGAGGATTATCCAAAACCAGGAATAAAATTTAGAGATATCACTCCTCTAATGGGAAATGGTGAAGCTTATAAATTTGCAACAGATAAAGTTGTAGAGTTCGCAAAAGATCATAATATAGATTTAGTTGTAGGACCAGAAGCAAGAGGATTTATATTTGGATGTCCAGTATCATATGCTTTAGGTGTAGGATTTGCTCCAGTTAGAAAGCCAGGAAAGTTACCAAGAGAAGTTATTGAATATGCTTATGATTTAGAGTATGGTTCAAATGTTTTATGTATGCATAAAGATTCAGTAAAGCCAGGGCAAAGAGTATTAATCGTTGATGATTTATTAGCAACTGGTGGAACAATAGAAGCTACAGTTAAGTTAATTGAAGAATTAGGTGGAGTAGTTGCAGGATTAGCATTCTTAATTGAACTAGAAGACTTAAAAGGTAAAGAAAAATTAGAAGGATATCCAGTATTAACTTTAATGAAGTATTAATAACTTTTGAGGCGGCACAAAGTTGTGTCGCCTTATTTGTATAATCTTATTAGAAAGAGGTGTATTATGAAATATTGGCAAGAGATAGAAAGTGAAATAGATAAGCATAATTTAAAAGTAGACAGAGAGAAGATCAAAATGGCTTTCTTTTTTGCAGAGGAATGCCATATAGGACAATACAGAAAATCAGGTGACAGCTATATAATACATCCTGTAGAAGTAACAAAAATATTAATAGATATGAAAATGGATACAGAGGGAATAATAGCAGGAATACTTCATGATATAGTAGAGGATACTCTAATAACGATAGCAGATATAAAATATAATTTTGGTGATGAAGTAGCCCACCTTGTAGACGGAGTTACAAAATTAGACCACTTACCAAATGGAACTAAGAAGCAGGATGAAAATATAAGAAAGATGATAATCGCTATGGCCAAAGATGTTAGAGTTATTATTATCAAATTAGCAGATAGACTTCATAATATGAGAACGTTGAAGTTTATGCCACCAGAA of Cetobacterium sp. ZOR0034 contains these proteins:
- a CDS encoding tetratricopeptide repeat protein — its product is MYKYLFLVFIFIGCSNRKLVENTTNSGTKDEKYLMLKGANLYSLGKKSEALSTYEEILKINSRNSEALREKAIIEGQFGNKNQAEKDLIEALKLNPKDNLTLKNLGYLNFEKKNYKKSLEYLSKVSLDFKEEQDYFILGYIEFINGNFLNSLKYYEYIEDEEIFNNSLFFDSYLNNLKKIEIFDNDIFFKIENRVKNNKNNTIKLSDFYSVSLKNDELSERVLKNYLTYNKIDRDIVNKLIKLYYKNGDKEKVKKALNLIDN
- a CDS encoding adenine phosphoribosyltransferase codes for the protein MDLKKYVALVEDYPKPGIKFRDITPLMGNGEAYKFATDKVVEFAKDHNIDLVVGPEARGFIFGCPVSYALGVGFAPVRKPGKLPREVIEYAYDLEYGSNVLCMHKDSVKPGQRVLIVDDLLATGGTIEATVKLIEELGGVVAGLAFLIELEDLKGKEKLEGYPVLTLMKY